The following proteins are co-located in the Desulfatitalea tepidiphila genome:
- a CDS encoding multiheme c-type cytochrome yields MRRRKVLIFTAVTILALIAAGVSPPAMAQPNFAKVKEFRIERSIPPEAVACIECHKQTSPGLFADWANSRHANANITCLDCHLAQPGDQDVAKGHDAVYSRKDLPYAEAKYKVPVATVVTPKDCSRCHPDEVTQYSKSKHANTIEIMWKLDPWLNKGMNSDNERKTGCYHCHGTVLAIDDKGKLDATTWPNVGVGRLNLDGSKGSCTSCHSRHRFAVSEARRPEACDSCHLGPDHPQIEIYEESKHGTIYHAFNDEFNFKAAAGTWTPGTDYRAPTCAACHMSGSGKVMGTHDVTERLSWETQAPLTVRPQDFAAFPSGTDWKVEREKMKNVCLACHSDAWVDDFYQGYDKAVEEYNEVYFKPAKAKFDELNSKGLLDQTKFFDERLEVEFYELWHHEGRRARMGVMMMAPDYAWWHGFYEVKLRFANFMEEANHLIETGQKAYIAKDFPNATGDTTRPPKIFGGK; encoded by the coding sequence ATGAGGCGACGAAAAGTGTTGATTTTTACGGCTGTGACGATCCTGGCGCTGATCGCAGCCGGGGTCTCGCCACCGGCCATGGCCCAGCCCAACTTTGCCAAGGTCAAGGAGTTCCGCATCGAGCGGAGCATCCCCCCGGAGGCGGTCGCCTGCATCGAGTGCCACAAACAGACCAGCCCCGGTCTGTTTGCCGATTGGGCCAACAGCCGCCATGCTAACGCCAACATCACCTGCCTGGACTGCCATCTGGCCCAGCCCGGAGATCAGGATGTGGCCAAGGGGCATGACGCGGTTTACAGCCGCAAAGACCTTCCCTATGCCGAAGCAAAGTACAAAGTACCCGTCGCCACCGTCGTCACGCCCAAGGATTGCTCCCGCTGTCACCCGGACGAGGTGACCCAGTACAGCAAAAGCAAACACGCCAACACCATCGAAATCATGTGGAAGCTCGATCCCTGGCTGAACAAGGGCATGAATTCGGACAACGAGCGCAAGACCGGCTGCTACCACTGCCACGGCACGGTGCTGGCCATCGATGACAAAGGCAAGCTCGATGCCACCACCTGGCCCAACGTGGGCGTGGGGCGTCTGAACCTGGACGGCAGCAAGGGGTCGTGCACCTCCTGCCACAGCCGCCACCGCTTCGCGGTATCCGAAGCGAGAAGACCCGAAGCGTGCGACTCCTGCCACCTGGGGCCGGATCATCCCCAGATCGAAATATACGAAGAGTCCAAGCACGGCACGATCTACCACGCCTTCAATGACGAGTTCAACTTCAAGGCCGCGGCCGGCACCTGGACGCCGGGGACCGACTACCGGGCGCCCACCTGCGCCGCCTGCCACATGAGCGGCTCGGGCAAGGTCATGGGCACCCACGACGTCACCGAACGCCTCTCCTGGGAGACGCAGGCCCCGCTCACCGTGCGGCCCCAGGACTTCGCCGCCTTCCCTTCGGGCACCGACTGGAAGGTGGAGCGCGAAAAAATGAAAAATGTCTGCCTCGCCTGTCACAGCGACGCCTGGGTCGACGATTTCTACCAGGGCTACGACAAGGCGGTGGAAGAGTACAACGAAGTCTACTTCAAGCCGGCCAAGGCCAAGTTCGACGAACTGAATTCAAAAGGATTGCTGGATCAGACCAAGTTCTTCGACGAGCGTCTCGAAGTCGAATTTTACGAACTCTGGCACCATGAAGGCCGCCGGGCGCGCATGGGCGTCATGATGATGGCCCCAGACTATGCCTGGTGGCACGGCTTCTATGAAGTCAAGCTGCGCTTCGCCAATTTCATGGAAGAAGCCAACCACCTGATCGAAACCGGTCAGAAGGCTTACATCGCCAAGGACTTCCCCAACGCCACCGGCGATACGACCCGGCCGCCCAAGATTTTCGGCGGGAAGTAA
- a CDS encoding calcium/sodium antiporter encodes MTNSMMWAILAVISGLALLVWSADRFVEGSAATARHLGMSPLLIGMVIVGFGTSAPEMVVSAFAAAQGTPGIALGNAYGSNITNIALILGLTAMLSPIAVHSQVLRKELPILSGVTLLAAWQLWDGRITRFDALVLLCVFAGLMGWTIFQGVRRPADALGSEMAQALAENIMPIRRAIFWLVVGLVLLIVSSRLLVWGAVGIASGFGVSDLIIGLTIVAVGTSLPELASSVIAARKNEHDIALGNILGSNLFNTLAVVGIAGSIQPMTVGPEVFFRDMTVMAALTFSLFVLGYGFKGQGRINRLEGAILLAVYIGYCSYLVISVLK; translated from the coding sequence GTGACGAATTCCATGATGTGGGCGATTTTAGCAGTGATATCCGGGTTGGCGCTGTTGGTATGGAGCGCCGATCGGTTTGTCGAAGGGTCGGCCGCCACGGCGCGGCATTTAGGGATGTCACCGCTGTTGATCGGCATGGTGATCGTGGGTTTCGGTACGTCGGCACCGGAAATGGTGGTGTCGGCCTTTGCGGCCGCCCAAGGCACGCCGGGTATCGCACTGGGCAATGCCTACGGCTCGAACATCACCAATATCGCCTTGATTCTGGGACTTACGGCCATGCTTAGCCCCATCGCCGTCCACTCCCAGGTGCTGCGTAAGGAGTTGCCGATCCTGTCCGGAGTCACCCTGCTGGCCGCATGGCAATTGTGGGACGGACGCATCACCCGATTCGACGCCCTGGTGCTCCTGTGCGTGTTCGCCGGCCTCATGGGCTGGACCATTTTCCAAGGGGTGCGACGCCCGGCCGATGCACTGGGCAGCGAAATGGCCCAGGCATTGGCGGAGAACATCATGCCCATTCGGCGCGCGATTTTCTGGCTGGTGGTCGGTCTCGTGCTGTTGATCGTCAGTTCACGCCTGCTCGTTTGGGGGGCCGTGGGAATCGCCAGCGGCTTCGGGGTGAGCGACCTGATCATCGGTTTGACCATTGTGGCGGTCGGCACTTCTCTGCCCGAGCTGGCCTCGTCGGTCATCGCCGCGCGGAAAAATGAACACGACATCGCCCTGGGCAATATATTGGGCTCCAACCTGTTCAATACCCTGGCCGTGGTCGGTATTGCGGGATCGATTCAACCCATGACCGTGGGGCCGGAGGTTTTCTTCAGGGACATGACGGTCATGGCCGCTTTGACGTTTTCTCTGTTTGTCCTGGGATACGGATTCAAAGGCCAGGGGCGCATCAACAGGCTCGAAGGTGCCATCCTGCTGGCCGTCTACATCGGATATTGCAGTTACCTGGTGATCAGCGTGTTAAAATAG
- a CDS encoding cold-shock protein, which produces MPSGTVKWFNSSKGYGFIEQEDGGPDVFVHHTGINASGFKSLNEGEKVTFDIQQGPKGPSAVNVTVR; this is translated from the coding sequence ATGCCAAGTGGAACAGTAAAGTGGTTTAATAGCAGCAAAGGGTATGGGTTCATTGAGCAGGAAGATGGCGGACCGGATGTATTCGTTCATCACACCGGTATCAATGCCAGTGGTTTCAAGTCGCTCAACGAAGGCGAAAAAGTGACCTTCGATATCCAGCAGGGACCCAAGGGACCGTCGGCGGTCAACGTGACCGTTCGATAA
- a CDS encoding DUF4124 domain-containing protein — protein sequence MRKVTMVFVALLLIVSPVAAETIYIWTDENGVKRFSNQLPEGVEDYETEEGAASDGEGGERPEFDRMIEEVKQENRQSDIEREEEAARRKAEAERKAKEEKEARIAAERDRLQKQIDALNNRALSPTFTQGMRDNLIRQIQEKIDALK from the coding sequence ATGAGAAAAGTCACCATGGTTTTCGTCGCGCTGTTACTCATCGTCTCCCCCGTCGCCGCCGAAACCATCTATATATGGACCGATGAGAATGGCGTCAAACGTTTCAGCAACCAGCTTCCAGAAGGGGTTGAGGACTACGAGACCGAAGAGGGCGCGGCTTCGGATGGCGAAGGTGGAGAGCGGCCCGAATTCGATCGGATGATCGAAGAGGTCAAGCAGGAAAATCGCCAATCCGACATCGAGAGGGAAGAGGAGGCCGCCCGGCGCAAGGCGGAAGCGGAACGCAAGGCCAAGGAAGAAAAAGAGGCCCGGATCGCCGCCGAACGAGACCGCCTTCAAAAACAGATCGATGCGTTGAACAACAGGGCCCTCAGTCCGACTTTCACCCAAGGCATGCGGGACAATCTGATTCGTCAAATCCAGGAAAAGATCGATGCATTGAAATAG
- a CDS encoding transporter substrate-binding domain-containing protein: MHAHLLADNSVQLEKPVPRRIVIGGDHNYPPYEYLDENGRPSGYNVDLTRAIARELGLDVEIRLGPWEQVRDALARGEIDALQGMFYSPERDLAFDFTAPHTVNHCVAVVRTGEGEPPTAVADLTGRRIVVQQGDIMHDFVLKNGLADRITVVDAQEDALFELVRGNHDCALVSRLTALYWIEKQDWKNLTVGRQPLLSPGYCYAVPHSHKALLAQLSEGLKAIEATGEYRRIYERWMGVYEDTHFGVRMMLGYVALVAVALLVLLLAFSLWSWSLRKQVARKTAELRDSENRYRLLADNTLDVIWVMDLDLRFTYVNPAITLLTGHTPEEWIGSRLPDHCDDDNFNEMARVIAGELEKGPGGAGVVFDVAMFKKNREPIWVEIHGKVLYDDAGRPVRLQGVTRDITERHRANAEREALQEQLNQAQKMESVGRLAGGVAHDFNNLLSIIMGYAELVLEELQDGHPHHAPLREIFDAAIRARDVTRQLLAFSRKQLLEVKRLDVNAAVAELERLLQRLLGEDIELQLRLSDEPLTVAADSAQLTQVLMNLAVNARDAMSDGGTLTIATGRVVLDETYADLKSGVTPGDYAMIRISDTGCGMDKETLSRIFEPFFTTKGKEKGTGLGLATSYGIVKQHGGNIWAYSEPGQGATFKIYLPLSDAPLPIQVQPPSTVTVHGIGSGTATVLVVEDDPAVRAMAVSVIRRGGYVVFESASVGDAVEKAASHGAPIDLVLTDVVMPGMNGPEVFARIAAHHPEARVLYMSGYSDNVIARQGVLEADIDFIEKPFTVNGLLEKVVEVLSR, translated from the coding sequence ATGCATGCCCACCTTCTGGCCGACAATTCGGTGCAACTGGAAAAGCCCGTCCCGCGCCGAATCGTGATCGGAGGTGATCACAACTACCCGCCGTACGAATATCTGGATGAGAACGGCCGTCCGTCCGGATATAATGTGGATCTCACGCGGGCCATCGCCCGGGAGTTGGGGCTCGATGTGGAGATCCGCCTGGGGCCGTGGGAGCAGGTCCGCGATGCCCTGGCGCGCGGCGAGATCGATGCGCTGCAGGGTATGTTCTACTCGCCCGAGCGAGACCTGGCCTTTGATTTTACCGCACCCCATACCGTCAATCATTGCGTGGCCGTGGTGCGGACCGGTGAGGGGGAACCGCCCACCGCCGTCGCCGACCTGACCGGACGTCGCATCGTCGTTCAGCAGGGCGATATCATGCACGATTTTGTGCTTAAAAACGGCCTCGCGGATCGGATCACCGTGGTCGATGCGCAGGAGGACGCTCTGTTCGAACTCGTGCGGGGCAACCATGATTGCGCCCTGGTGTCGCGCCTGACCGCTCTGTACTGGATCGAAAAACAGGATTGGAAAAACCTGACCGTCGGACGGCAGCCCCTGCTCAGTCCAGGCTACTGTTATGCGGTGCCGCACAGTCACAAAGCGCTGCTGGCCCAGTTGAGCGAAGGGTTGAAGGCGATCGAGGCCACCGGCGAGTATCGACGCATCTATGAGCGATGGATGGGCGTATACGAAGATACGCATTTCGGTGTTCGGATGATGCTGGGGTACGTGGCTCTGGTTGCCGTGGCGTTGCTGGTGCTTCTTCTGGCCTTTTCCCTTTGGTCCTGGTCGTTGCGCAAACAGGTTGCCCGAAAAACCGCAGAGCTGCGCGATAGCGAAAATCGCTATCGATTGCTGGCCGACAACACCCTCGACGTGATCTGGGTGATGGACCTCGATCTCAGGTTCACCTATGTCAATCCGGCCATCACCCTACTTACCGGCCATACCCCGGAAGAGTGGATCGGTAGCCGGTTGCCGGACCATTGCGATGACGACAATTTCAACGAGATGGCCCGTGTGATCGCCGGAGAGCTGGAAAAGGGACCTGGGGGAGCCGGTGTCGTTTTCGACGTCGCGATGTTTAAAAAGAACCGTGAGCCGATCTGGGTCGAGATCCATGGCAAGGTGCTTTATGACGATGCCGGCCGGCCCGTCCGATTGCAGGGCGTGACGCGGGACATCACCGAACGCCATCGGGCCAACGCGGAGCGAGAAGCGCTGCAGGAACAGCTCAACCAGGCCCAGAAGATGGAATCCGTGGGGCGGTTGGCCGGCGGCGTGGCCCATGATTTCAACAACCTGCTGTCGATTATCATGGGGTATGCCGAACTGGTGCTCGAAGAGTTGCAGGACGGCCATCCCCACCACGCGCCGTTGCGGGAAATTTTCGATGCCGCCATTCGGGCCAGGGATGTGACCCGCCAGTTGCTGGCCTTCAGTCGCAAGCAACTGCTCGAGGTCAAGCGCCTGGATGTCAATGCCGCGGTGGCGGAGTTGGAACGCCTGCTGCAACGACTGCTGGGGGAGGATATTGAATTGCAGCTGCGTCTGTCGGATGAGCCGTTGACCGTGGCTGCCGACAGCGCCCAATTGACCCAGGTGCTGATGAACCTGGCGGTCAACGCCCGGGACGCCATGAGTGACGGCGGGACATTGACCATTGCAACCGGTCGGGTTGTGCTGGATGAGACCTATGCCGATCTAAAGTCCGGTGTGACGCCCGGTGATTACGCCATGATCCGGATCAGCGATACGGGCTGCGGCATGGACAAGGAGACCCTGTCCCGCATTTTCGAACCGTTTTTTACTACCAAGGGCAAAGAAAAGGGCACCGGCCTTGGATTGGCGACCTCTTACGGCATAGTCAAACAGCACGGCGGCAACATTTGGGCCTACAGCGAACCGGGGCAAGGCGCCACATTTAAAATCTATCTGCCGTTGAGCGACGCACCCCTTCCGATTCAGGTACAGCCGCCATCGACGGTTACCGTACATGGGATCGGCTCCGGCACTGCAACGGTGCTGGTTGTGGAAGACGACCCCGCGGTTCGCGCCATGGCGGTCTCCGTGATCCGGCGCGGCGGTTACGTCGTGTTCGAATCGGCTTCGGTCGGGGACGCTGTTGAGAAGGCCGCATCGCACGGTGCGCCCATCGACCTGGTGCTGACCGATGTGGTCATGCCGGGGATGAACGGCCCCGAAGTTTTTGCCAGGATCGCGGCGCATCATCCGGAAGCCCGGGTGCTCTACATGTCGGGCTACAGCGACAACGTGATCGCCCGGCAGGGTGTTCTGGAAGCAGATATTGACTTTATAGAAAAGCCGTTTACAGTCAACGGGCTCTTGGAGAAGGTGGTTGAGGTGCTGAGCCGATAA
- a CDS encoding cytochrome c3 family protein yields MKKYVIAAILVGVGVVIAFPLLSMTYYTMVRTSTPDFCATCHEIKPAVREWRASTHVNNPQGFVADCMDCHLPAPHKTFDFFFAKTLHGAKDVVMHFIIDEYDRQKNREAAYASFDNAQCQKCHRNLLDMPDKRGAMLAHRSVLYARPGYERKCVDCHWDLVHNPSETVQFKQYRKLPYHAKGLRKL; encoded by the coding sequence ATGAAAAAATACGTGATTGCGGCAATTCTGGTCGGGGTGGGCGTGGTGATCGCCTTTCCCTTGCTGAGCATGACCTACTACACCATGGTGAGAACCTCCACACCGGATTTTTGTGCAACGTGCCATGAGATCAAACCGGCGGTGAGGGAGTGGCGTGCGTCCACCCACGTGAACAATCCCCAGGGGTTCGTGGCCGACTGCATGGACTGCCATCTGCCCGCGCCCCACAAGACCTTCGATTTCTTCTTCGCCAAAACGCTCCACGGTGCCAAGGACGTGGTCATGCATTTCATCATCGACGAATACGACCGGCAAAAAAACAGGGAGGCCGCTTACGCCTCCTTCGACAATGCCCAGTGCCAGAAGTGCCATCGCAACTTGCTGGACATGCCGGACAAGCGCGGCGCCATGCTGGCCCACCGCTCGGTACTTTACGCCCGGCCCGGTTACGAACGCAAGTGCGTGGACTGCCATTGGGATCTCGTGCACAACCCCAGCGAAACCGTCCAATTCAAGCAGTACCGCAAACTCCCCTATCACGCCAAGGGATTGAGAAAACTTTAA
- the dmeF gene encoding CDF family Co(II)/Ni(II) efflux transporter DmeF translates to MQDHNIDRWMHAHDFEIQNRANERRVLWVIGLTVVTMAAEITAGLLFGSMALLADGWHMGTHAAALGITALAYHFARRHARDRRFTFGTGKIGVLGGYSSAVVLAVVALLMAVESAERLFHPQTIRFDEALMVAVLGLVVNLASALLLQQPHHGHGPDASHQGHGHDHDHHHHDHPDHNLRSAYLHVLADALTSVLAIGALVVGKFWNWVWMDAVMGIVGALIIAQWARGLLKDTARILLDRDMDKEMVQRIHDLIEADADNRIADLHIWKIGSNQMAAIVSVVTHFPRQPDHYKQLLAPIEQMAHLTVEVIDCTIGPCLTTNGGLAK, encoded by the coding sequence ATGCAAGACCACAATATCGACCGATGGATGCATGCACATGATTTTGAAATACAGAACCGCGCCAACGAACGGCGGGTGCTGTGGGTTATCGGCCTTACCGTTGTCACCATGGCAGCCGAAATCACGGCCGGCTTGCTATTCGGCTCCATGGCCCTGCTCGCCGACGGCTGGCACATGGGCACCCACGCGGCGGCGTTGGGAATCACGGCCCTGGCCTATCATTTTGCCCGCAGGCATGCCCGCGACCGGCGATTCACCTTCGGTACGGGTAAGATCGGAGTGCTGGGAGGCTACAGCAGCGCCGTGGTACTGGCCGTCGTGGCCTTGCTGATGGCCGTCGAGTCGGCCGAAAGGCTGTTTCATCCCCAGACGATCCGCTTCGACGAGGCCCTGATGGTGGCGGTCCTGGGGTTGGTCGTCAATTTGGCCAGCGCCCTGCTGCTGCAACAACCGCATCACGGCCACGGTCCGGATGCGTCTCACCAGGGACATGGGCATGACCACGACCATCACCATCACGACCACCCCGACCACAACTTGCGCAGCGCCTATCTTCATGTGTTGGCCGATGCCCTCACTTCGGTGCTGGCCATTGGGGCCCTGGTCGTGGGAAAGTTCTGGAACTGGGTGTGGATGGATGCGGTCATGGGCATCGTCGGCGCCCTGATCATCGCCCAGTGGGCCAGGGGGCTTTTGAAAGATACGGCGCGGATCCTGCTCGACCGCGACATGGACAAGGAGATGGTGCAGCGCATTCACGATCTCATCGAGGCCGATGCCGACAACCGGATCGCCGATCTGCACATCTGGAAAATCGGATCCAATCAGATGGCCGCCATCGTCTCGGTGGTCACCCATTTTCCCAGGCAGCCGGACCATTACAAGCAACTGCTCGCCCCCATCGAACAGATGGCCCATCTCACCGTGGAAGTGATCGACTGCACCATCGGCCCATGCCTCACCACCAACGGCGGCCTTGCCAAATAA
- a CDS encoding DUF2062 domain-containing protein, with product MYQSLKNLAKKIYERFIKLKGAPRELALGFALGLFIGMSPFFGMHIAIGVICASILGWSKIGAAIGVNITNVFTVPFIYPVTYWVGSKITGFTKHVSWPTSPDFDGFLQLLKDSPMIVLDLCVGGAILGIPIAVIGYYLAFNAITVYRQRVRERVRELKRQRKLKSQAKKKTRRRKPRKDKSQTQKTAAAPTGGKPGKP from the coding sequence TTGTACCAGTCGCTGAAAAATCTGGCCAAGAAAATCTACGAGCGCTTCATCAAACTCAAAGGCGCCCCGCGGGAACTTGCCTTGGGGTTTGCCTTGGGTTTGTTTATCGGCATGAGCCCGTTTTTCGGGATGCATATCGCCATCGGCGTCATTTGCGCGTCGATTCTCGGTTGGAGCAAGATCGGCGCTGCCATCGGCGTTAACATCACCAATGTGTTCACCGTACCGTTCATTTATCCGGTCACCTACTGGGTCGGTTCGAAAATCACCGGATTCACGAAACACGTGAGCTGGCCCACCTCCCCTGATTTCGACGGATTTTTACAGCTCTTGAAAGATTCGCCGATGATCGTACTCGACCTGTGCGTGGGGGGCGCAATTCTGGGTATTCCCATTGCCGTCATCGGCTATTATCTGGCCTTCAATGCCATCACCGTCTACCGCCAGAGGGTGCGGGAGCGGGTGCGCGAACTCAAACGGCAACGTAAGTTGAAATCCCAGGCAAAGAAAAAGACAAGACGGCGTAAACCGCGCAAAGACAAATCTCAAACGCAGAAAACCGCCGCAGCCCCTACCGGCGGGAAACCCGGCAAGCCATGA
- a CDS encoding NAD+ synthase — protein MKIAIFQVNPLIGDFKRQFSLIVEGSRRAMEQGCDLAVFPELALCGYPPRDLLEYGAFVTANEKCLAALVKEVHGIGVICGLVTGNPDETGKALFNSAVLFEDGRILHTANKQLLPTYDVFDEQRHFEPGTATQPVDYKGHRIGLTICEDAWNDKDVFRRRLYARDPVAQLVRDGADVLINIAASPFHKGKRVFRDTMLATLARKHKVTVVFANQVGGNDHILFDGASAVFDVRGQVVARAAEFAEDMVLYDTADGRGEMHPVIGSDTEAVLQALIMGTRDYVTKCGFRKAVIGLSGGIDSALVAYIAVQALGPEQIATIFMPSRYTSPDNYQDTRNLAGNLGVDYSIIPIDGLYQDFVRLLVPDADDTALSLTEQNLQARIRGTLLMGVSNRDGCLVLSTGNKSELAVGYCTLYGDMNGGLAVISDVPKTLVYEICRWINREQEVIPMRILEKAPSAELKPDQTDQDDLPPYEVIDAILEGYVEKAMSVDELVAAGHDPQAVADITARVDRNEYKRHQAAPGLKVTPKAFGEGRRFPLAKRFNPL, from the coding sequence ATGAAAATTGCCATTTTTCAGGTGAATCCGCTTATCGGGGATTTTAAACGTCAATTCTCCTTGATCGTCGAGGGGAGTCGCCGGGCCATGGAGCAGGGGTGTGATTTGGCCGTTTTTCCGGAACTGGCCCTGTGCGGCTATCCACCCCGGGACCTTCTGGAATATGGGGCCTTCGTGACCGCCAATGAAAAGTGTCTGGCGGCCCTGGTCAAGGAGGTGCACGGCATCGGGGTGATCTGTGGGTTGGTCACCGGCAATCCGGATGAAACCGGTAAGGCCCTGTTCAATTCTGCGGTGCTGTTCGAGGACGGCCGGATATTGCACACCGCCAACAAGCAACTGCTGCCCACTTACGATGTGTTCGACGAGCAGCGCCATTTCGAACCTGGAACAGCCACCCAACCGGTCGACTACAAGGGCCATCGCATCGGGTTGACCATTTGCGAGGATGCCTGGAACGACAAGGATGTGTTCCGGCGCCGGCTTTATGCCCGCGACCCGGTGGCCCAGCTGGTACGGGATGGCGCGGACGTGTTGATCAATATCGCCGCCTCGCCGTTTCACAAGGGCAAGCGCGTCTTCCGCGATACCATGCTCGCGACCCTGGCGCGCAAACACAAGGTCACCGTCGTGTTCGCCAATCAGGTGGGCGGTAACGATCACATTCTGTTTGACGGCGCCAGCGCTGTTTTCGATGTCAGGGGCCAGGTCGTGGCCCGCGCCGCGGAATTTGCTGAAGACATGGTGCTGTACGATACGGCCGACGGCCGGGGCGAGATGCACCCGGTTATTGGTTCGGACACCGAGGCCGTGTTGCAGGCCCTGATCATGGGCACTCGCGACTATGTCACCAAATGCGGTTTCAGGAAGGCGGTCATCGGTTTGTCGGGCGGTATCGATTCGGCGTTGGTGGCCTATATCGCTGTCCAGGCCCTGGGTCCGGAGCAGATCGCTACGATATTCATGCCATCGCGCTACACCTCTCCGGACAACTACCAGGACACCCGCAATCTGGCCGGCAACCTGGGGGTCGACTATTCGATCATTCCCATCGACGGGTTGTACCAGGATTTTGTCCGCCTGCTCGTGCCGGACGCGGACGACACGGCGTTGAGTCTGACCGAACAGAACCTGCAGGCCCGTATCCGCGGTACGCTGCTCATGGGGGTTTCCAACCGGGACGGCTGCCTGGTGCTCTCCACAGGCAACAAGAGCGAGCTGGCGGTGGGTTACTGCACCTTGTACGGGGACATGAACGGCGGACTGGCCGTCATCTCCGACGTGCCCAAGACGCTGGTCTACGAGATATGCCGCTGGATCAACCGGGAGCAGGAGGTGATTCCCATGCGCATCCTGGAGAAGGCCCCTTCGGCCGAGCTCAAACCCGATCAGACCGACCAGGACGACCTGCCGCCCTATGAGGTCATCGATGCCATCCTCGAGGGCTACGTGGAAAAAGCCATGTCGGTCGATGAACTGGTGGCCGCCGGTCACGATCCCCAAGCGGTGGCCGATATCACGGCCCGCGTGGACCGCAACGAATATAAACGCCACCAGGCCGCACCCGGTCTCAAGGTGACACCCAAGGCGTTTGGCGAAGGTCGTCGCTTTCCGTTGGCCAAACGGTTCAATCCCCTGTAG
- a CDS encoding TIGR01212 family radical SAM protein (This family includes YhcC from E. coli K-12, an uncharacterized radical SAM protein.): MHPAPQRYYDLNRYFRDRFGCRVHKLTVDAGLTCPNRDGTVGRGGCIYCNARGSGTGAFSRGLSITEQLDISKAAVAARFKARKFIAYFQSFSNTYAPVERLQAMYDEALAVPDIVGLAIGTRPDCVDEAKLNLLEDYARDHMVWIEYGLQSAHDRTLSAINRGHDVNTFEAAVQATAGRGMEICAHIILGLPGETGDDMRATADFIARLPIDGVKLHLLYVVRGTPMEALYRSGTYRCLEQADYVEMVCDVLERLPTRMVIQRLTGDPHREELVAPVWALKKRETLESIRRRLMERDSFQGKAFAARAPN, from the coding sequence ATGCATCCCGCCCCGCAGCGATATTATGACCTGAACCGCTATTTCCGCGACCGATTCGGCTGCCGGGTCCACAAGCTGACCGTGGACGCCGGGCTCACCTGCCCCAACCGCGACGGCACCGTGGGCCGCGGCGGCTGCATTTACTGCAACGCCCGCGGTTCCGGTACCGGCGCCTTTTCCAGGGGACTGTCTATCACCGAACAACTCGACATCAGCAAGGCAGCGGTGGCCGCAAGATTCAAGGCCCGGAAATTCATCGCTTATTTCCAATCCTTTTCCAACACCTATGCACCGGTCGAACGACTCCAGGCCATGTATGACGAGGCCCTGGCCGTGCCGGATATCGTGGGCCTGGCCATCGGCACACGGCCCGATTGCGTGGATGAAGCCAAACTGAACCTACTGGAAGATTATGCCCGCGATCACATGGTCTGGATCGAGTATGGCCTGCAGTCGGCCCACGACCGCACCCTGTCCGCCATCAACCGCGGCCACGATGTGAACACCTTCGAAGCGGCTGTACAAGCCACCGCCGGCCGGGGAATGGAGATTTGCGCACATATCATCCTCGGCCTGCCTGGAGAGACGGGCGACGACATGCGTGCCACGGCCGATTTCATAGCCCGCCTGCCCATCGACGGCGTGAAACTGCACCTGCTCTACGTGGTTAGAGGCACCCCCATGGAAGCCCTCTACCGGTCCGGGACATATCGTTGCCTCGAGCAGGCGGATTATGTGGAAATGGTCTGCGACGTTCTGGAGCGTTTGCCGACTCGGATGGTGATTCAAAGACTCACCGGCGATCCCCACCGGGAGGAACTGGTCGCCCCCGTCTGGGCATTGAAGAAAAGAGAGACACTCGAGTCGATCCGGCGCCGCCTGATGGAACGCGATAGCTTTCAGGGCAAAGCGTTTGCGGCCAGGGCTCCGAACTGA
- a CDS encoding CBS domain-containing protein gives MKTAEDILNDKGPGIMVSVTPDQRLSDAIAKMNAANVGAMLIEAEGEIIGIWTERDLLRATGSPGFDPEQAVIGDHMKTHLHFADADTPVERLEEMFLGLYIRHILIRKEERFIGLLSIGDVLRASLLEKDKQIKKLNAIASWQYYENWGWDRKKRGKTKSR, from the coding sequence ATGAAAACGGCTGAAGACATTTTGAACGACAAAGGCCCAGGGATCATGGTCAGCGTCACCCCGGACCAGCGGCTATCCGATGCCATCGCCAAGATGAATGCGGCCAACGTCGGCGCCATGTTGATCGAAGCAGAAGGCGAGATTATCGGCATCTGGACCGAACGGGACCTGCTGCGGGCGACGGGCAGTCCCGGTTTTGATCCGGAGCAGGCCGTTATCGGCGATCATATGAAGACCCATCTTCATTTTGCCGATGCCGATACGCCGGTGGAGCGGCTCGAAGAGATGTTTCTGGGGCTTTATATCCGCCACATCCTCATTCGAAAAGAGGAACGTTTCATCGGACTGCTGTCCATCGGAGACGTCCTGCGGGCCAGCCTCCTGGAAAAAGACAAGCAGATCAAGAAGCTCAACGCCATCGCCAGCTGGCAATATTACGAAAACTGGGGGTGGGACCGCAAAAAGCGCGGCAAGACCAAATCCAGGTAA